The proteins below are encoded in one region of Coffea arabica cultivar ET-39 chromosome 4c, Coffea Arabica ET-39 HiFi, whole genome shotgun sequence:
- the LOC140005251 gene encoding zinc finger CCCH domain-containing protein 67-like isoform X1 has protein sequence MGGGASTTMESKPSEENQHFQCSEHQNPQNGVAPQNPQSAELGPVKPQSSEPETTPVSSSDHHLTVIGAELKPQMLPVESKGGSGAGNGIDGQNGLDEDGILRKTLDEEIHQVIYKEALNEAVMNLALGEDRNGEVEVGLGMGTNGEEFWEGGSDVQRGRGVDVDELFQGRYGNDDVGGEVEGEENYGTEEASGYSGDRTYNRRFEYPLRLDAEDCAYYMKTGSCKFGMNCKFNHPPKRRNQGTRDKAKPRVEDSERLGQTECKYYLTSGGCKFGSACKYNHSREKSALAPVVEFNFLGLPIRPQGEKECPYYMRTGSCKYGSNCKFNHPDPTSVAGNDHASGFVAGGSAQLHGAAQPSASSWSSASMIFPPAQGMPSNAEWNGYQATVYPTSERSLPTPPAFAMNNPVSETNFYAPLQQQMPVDEYPQRPGQPDCSYFLKTGDCKYKANCRFNHPKFQSSKSTSCALSDKGLPLRPDQSICSFYNRYGICKFGPACKFDHPENWGKSVASGGVRMARNEMEAGFS, from the exons ATGGGCGGTGGGGCATCAACCACAATGGAATCGAAACCTTCTGAGGAGAACCAACATTTTCAGTGTTCAGAGCATCAGAACCCCCAAAACGGCGTCGCGCCTCAAAACCCCCAATCTGCTGAACTAGGGCCTGTTAAACCTCAGTCGTCCGAACCGGAAACGACGCCGGTTTCTTCCTCCGATCATCATTTGACGGTGATCGGTGCGGAATTGAAGCCGCAAATGCTGCCGGTGGAGAGCAAAGGAGGGTCCGGAGCTGGGAATGGAATCGATGGTCAAAATGGGCTGGATGAAGATGGGATTTTGCGGAAGACCCTGGATGAAGAGATTCATCAGGTGATTTATAAAGAGGCATTGAATGAAGCCGTGATGAATTTAGCTTTGGGGGAGGATAGGAACGGGGAGGTAGAGGTGGGTTTGGGGATGGGAACGAATGGGGAGGAGTTTTGGGAAGGTGGGAGTGATGTGCAGAGGGGTAGAGGTGTGGATGTTGATGAGTTATTCCAGGGGAGATATGGGAATGATGACGTTGGGGGTGAGGTGGAAGGGGAGGAAAATTATGGGACTGAAGAAGCTAGTGGGTACAGTGGTGATAGGACTTATAATAGGAGGTTTGAGTATCCGTTGAGGCTAGACGCTGAGGATTGCGCCTATTACATGAAAACAGGGAGCTGTAAATTTGGAATGAATTGCAAGTTTAATCATCCTCCGAAAAGGAGGAATCAG GGTACTAGGGACAAAGCAAAGCCAAGGGTAGAAGACTCAGAACGGCTAGGACAGACTGAATGCAAG TATTACCTGACTTCAGGCGGGTGTAAATTTGGTAGTGCTTGCAAGTACAATCATAGCAGGGAGAAAAGTGCACTGGCACCCGTTGTAGAGTTTAACTTTCTAGGCCTTCCCATTCGACCG CAGGGAGAAAAAGAGTGCCCCTACTACATGCGTACTGGCTCCTGCAAGTATGGATCAAATTGCAAGTTTAACCATCCTGATCCTACTTCTGTAGCAGGAAACGACCATGCTTCGGGTTTTGTTGCTGGTGGATCTGCTCAATTGCATGGTGCTGCCCAGCCAAGTGCCTCATCCTGGTCTTCAGCATCAATGATATTTCCGCCAGCCCAAGGCATGCCTTCAAATGCTGAATGGAATGGGTATCAG GCTACGGTCTACCCAACATCGGAGAGGAGTTTACCCACACCTCCAGCATTTGCAATGAACAACCCAGTATCTGAGACCAATTTCTATGCACCGCTCCAACAGCAAATGCCGGTTGATGAATATCCTCAGCGACCTGGTCAGCCTGACTGCAGTTACTTCTTGAAAACTGGAGACTGTAAATACAAAGCTAATTGCAGATTTAACCATCCTAAGTTTCAAAGTTCCAAGTCAACATCATGTGCTCTTAGCGATAAGGGTTTGCCTCTGAGACCT GATCAATCAATCTGCTCATTTTACAACCGTTATGGCATTTGCAAGTTTGGTCCTGCTTGCAAGTTTGACCATCCAGAAAATTGGGGCAAATCAGTAGCTTCTGGTGGAGTTAGAATGGCGAGAAATGAAATGGAAGCAGGTTTCTCTTAA
- the LOC140005251 gene encoding zinc finger CCCH domain-containing protein 67-like isoform X2, translated as MGGGASTTMESKPSEENQHFQCSEHQNPQNGVAPQNPQSAELGPVKPQSSEPETTPVSSSDHHLTVIGAELKPQMLPVESKGGSGAGNGIDGQNGLDEDGILRKTLDEEIHQVIYKEALNEAVMNLALGEDRNGEVEVGLGMGTNGEEFWEGGSDVQRGRGVDVDELFQGRYGNDDVGGEVEGEENYGTEEASGYSGDRTYNRRFEYPLRLDAEDCAYYMKTGSCKFGMNCKFNHPPKRRNQGTRDKAKPRVEDSERLGQTECKYYLTSGGCKFGSACKYNHSREKSALAPVVEFNFLGLPIRPGEKECPYYMRTGSCKYGSNCKFNHPDPTSVAGNDHASGFVAGGSAQLHGAAQPSASSWSSASMIFPPAQGMPSNAEWNGYQATVYPTSERSLPTPPAFAMNNPVSETNFYAPLQQQMPVDEYPQRPGQPDCSYFLKTGDCKYKANCRFNHPKFQSSKSTSCALSDKGLPLRPDQSICSFYNRYGICKFGPACKFDHPENWGKSVASGGVRMARNEMEAGFS; from the exons ATGGGCGGTGGGGCATCAACCACAATGGAATCGAAACCTTCTGAGGAGAACCAACATTTTCAGTGTTCAGAGCATCAGAACCCCCAAAACGGCGTCGCGCCTCAAAACCCCCAATCTGCTGAACTAGGGCCTGTTAAACCTCAGTCGTCCGAACCGGAAACGACGCCGGTTTCTTCCTCCGATCATCATTTGACGGTGATCGGTGCGGAATTGAAGCCGCAAATGCTGCCGGTGGAGAGCAAAGGAGGGTCCGGAGCTGGGAATGGAATCGATGGTCAAAATGGGCTGGATGAAGATGGGATTTTGCGGAAGACCCTGGATGAAGAGATTCATCAGGTGATTTATAAAGAGGCATTGAATGAAGCCGTGATGAATTTAGCTTTGGGGGAGGATAGGAACGGGGAGGTAGAGGTGGGTTTGGGGATGGGAACGAATGGGGAGGAGTTTTGGGAAGGTGGGAGTGATGTGCAGAGGGGTAGAGGTGTGGATGTTGATGAGTTATTCCAGGGGAGATATGGGAATGATGACGTTGGGGGTGAGGTGGAAGGGGAGGAAAATTATGGGACTGAAGAAGCTAGTGGGTACAGTGGTGATAGGACTTATAATAGGAGGTTTGAGTATCCGTTGAGGCTAGACGCTGAGGATTGCGCCTATTACATGAAAACAGGGAGCTGTAAATTTGGAATGAATTGCAAGTTTAATCATCCTCCGAAAAGGAGGAATCAG GGTACTAGGGACAAAGCAAAGCCAAGGGTAGAAGACTCAGAACGGCTAGGACAGACTGAATGCAAG TATTACCTGACTTCAGGCGGGTGTAAATTTGGTAGTGCTTGCAAGTACAATCATAGCAGGGAGAAAAGTGCACTGGCACCCGTTGTAGAGTTTAACTTTCTAGGCCTTCCCATTCGACCG GGAGAAAAAGAGTGCCCCTACTACATGCGTACTGGCTCCTGCAAGTATGGATCAAATTGCAAGTTTAACCATCCTGATCCTACTTCTGTAGCAGGAAACGACCATGCTTCGGGTTTTGTTGCTGGTGGATCTGCTCAATTGCATGGTGCTGCCCAGCCAAGTGCCTCATCCTGGTCTTCAGCATCAATGATATTTCCGCCAGCCCAAGGCATGCCTTCAAATGCTGAATGGAATGGGTATCAG GCTACGGTCTACCCAACATCGGAGAGGAGTTTACCCACACCTCCAGCATTTGCAATGAACAACCCAGTATCTGAGACCAATTTCTATGCACCGCTCCAACAGCAAATGCCGGTTGATGAATATCCTCAGCGACCTGGTCAGCCTGACTGCAGTTACTTCTTGAAAACTGGAGACTGTAAATACAAAGCTAATTGCAGATTTAACCATCCTAAGTTTCAAAGTTCCAAGTCAACATCATGTGCTCTTAGCGATAAGGGTTTGCCTCTGAGACCT GATCAATCAATCTGCTCATTTTACAACCGTTATGGCATTTGCAAGTTTGGTCCTGCTTGCAAGTTTGACCATCCAGAAAATTGGGGCAAATCAGTAGCTTCTGGTGGAGTTAGAATGGCGAGAAATGAAATGGAAGCAGGTTTCTCTTAA
- the LOC140004907 gene encoding nicotine N-demethylase CYP82E3-like, whose amino-acid sequence MDLLPHLLALSGLLALFLLYKQWRPRVNPNPRSKAVSAPEAAGGWPFIGHLLQLSPNVPIARNLGAMADKYGPVFSLRLGMRQTLVVSSWEAVKECFTTNDKAFSYRPPSSFNEYVGYNYAAIGFAPYGPYWREIRKIVMLELLSNRRLERLKHVRISEIENNIKVLFDGWKSSSNDPPAKVNMGKWFEDLFLNIMVRKISGTRYTDSEVGSKRNAQFRRVVKEFVHFLGQFVVSDVIPFPLLKWIDMQGHLKSIKRVSKELDSIIQIWIDEHNERRMKISEQGDEQQDFIDALLSVTKDEYLFGHSRETVIKATLMSLVIAAFETTSIHLTWTLSLLLNNKHVMRQAQEEIDSNVGKERWAEESDINNLVYLQAIVKESIRLYPPAPLSLPRQAMEDCNVSGYRISMGTQLFVNVWKLQRDPRIWSEPDQFLPERFLNGEVDFSGKNFEFSFTPFGSGRRSCPGIPLATQVTHLTLARLLQGFDLTTPSDLPVDMTEDTSISMGKATPLEVVILPRLPNHDLYG is encoded by the exons ATGGATCTCCTCCCACATCTCCTAGCACTTTCAGGGCTTTTAGCTTTGTTTTTACTCTACAAACAATGGAGACCAAGGGTTAATCCCAATCCAAGAAGCAAGGCCGTATCAGCCCCAGAAGCCGCAGGTGGTTGGCCTTTCATAGGCCACCTTCTTCAACTGAGTCCCAATGTcccaattgcaagaaatttagGAGCCATGGCTGATAAATACGGTCCTGTCTTCAGCCTGCGTCTAGGAATGAGGCAAACTCTGGTGGTAAGCAGCTGGGAAGCTGTTAAAGAGTGCTTTACCACAAATGACAAGGCCTTTTCTTATCGACCACCTTCTAGTTTCAATGAATACGTTGGATACAATTATGCAGCCATCGGATTTGCACCATACGGTCCTTATTGGCGCGAGATAAGAAAGATTGTTATGCTTGAACTGCTTTCGAATCGGAGGCTTGAAAGACTAAAGCATGTGAGGATATCTGAGATAGAAAACAACATCAAAGTTTTGTtcgatggttggaaaagtaGCAGCAATGATCCTCCAGCAAAAGTGAATATGGGGAAGTGGTTTGAGGATCTGTTCTTGAACATAATGGTGAGGAAGATTTCTGGGACGAGATATACTGACTCTGAAGTGGGCTCAAAAAGAAATGCTCAATTTAGAAGAGTCGTTAAGGAATTTGTACATTTTTTGGGACAATTTGTTGTGTCGGATGTGATTCCATTTCCACTGTTGAAGTGGATTGATATGCAGGGACATCTGAAGTCCATCAAGCGTGTCTCTAAAGAGCTTGACAGTATCATTCAGATTTGGATTGATGAGCATAATGAAAGAAGGATGAAGATTAGTGAGCAAGGGGATGAGCAACAAGACTTCATTGATGCATTGCTTTCAGTAACTAAAGATGAGTACTTATTTGGACACTCAAGGGAGACAGTAATCAAGGCCACACTAATG AGTCTTGTAATAGCAGCATTTGAAACCACATCAATTCACTTAACATGGACCTTATCCTTGCTCTTGAACAATAAGCATGTTATGAGGCAAGCGCAGGAGGAGATAGATTCAAATGTTGGCAAAGAGAGGTGGGCAGAAGAATCTGATATCAATAATTTAGTATATCTTCAAGCTATAGTGAAAGAATCAATACGATTATATCCACCAGCCCCTCTATCATTGCCACGCCAAGCCATGGAAGACTGTAATGTGAGTGGTTACCGCATTTCCATGGGGACACAGTTATTTGTGAATGTGTGGAAGCTACAACGTGATCCAAGAATTTGGTCAGAGCCAGATCAGTTTCTGCCGGAGAGATTCTTGAACGGTGAAGTCGATTTTTCTGGAAAGAATTTTGAGTTCAGCTTCACCCCTTTTGGCTCTGGTAGACGATCTTGTCCTGGAATACCATTGGCAACACAAGTGACGCACCTGACACTAGCTCGGCTGCTTCAAGGTTTTGATTTGACCACACCATCAGACTTGCCTGTGGACATGACTGAAGACACAAGTATTAGCATGGGTAAGGCCACTCCTTTGGAAGTAGTAATCTTGCCCCGCCTTCCAAATCATGACCTTTATGGATAG
- the LOC140005252 gene encoding nicotine N-demethylase CYP82E3-like, with protein MAEKYGPVFALRIGMTPALVVSNWESVKDCFTISDKALSSRPESVFAETLCFGNASFAFAPYGPYWREMRKIVFLDLLSTRGLEKVKHIRVSEVDNTMKELFSIFSKANNVGGKSSTASPAKVELRKLFEKFTLNLIVKKVSGMRYSETEVGTNKDAQFQKVFKALVHYAGQFVLSDMIPIPFLKWLDIGGHIKSMKGFTKELDAVVQDLWDEHTQRRMNSETIDEKGFMDVLLSKIQSESVFGYSRETAIKATIMTLIVGGFESTSTHLTWLMSLLLNHPHVMKKAQEEIDRHVGKDRWVEESDIKSLAYIQAISKETLRLYPPPISVPRRAIEDCTVGGYLIPKNTLLLVNVWKLHRDPRVWSEPDKFLPERFLNSCNGPRKMHDDGYSLDYAFTPFGSGRRSCPGMLMATQVIYLIVARLLQGFEFTTPSNLPVDMTEGLGTRLCKTTPLEVLIKPRLPNHALYG; from the exons ATGGCTGAGAAATACGGCCCTGTCTTCGCCTTACGCATTGGTATGACACCAGCCCTTGTCGTGAGCAACTGGGAATCGGTTAAAGATTGCTTTACCATCAGTGACAAAGCCCTTTCCTCACGCCCTGAATCAGTTTTTGCTGAAACTCTTTGTTTTGGCAATGCATCTTTTGCTTTTGCACCGTACGGTCCCTATTGGCGCGAGATGCGAAAGATAGTTTTTCTTGACTTACTTTCAACTCGGGGGCTTGAGAAAGTCAAGCATATCCGAGTCTCAGAGGTCGATAATACCATGAAAGAACTGTTCTCAATTTTCAGTAAGGCCAACAATGTTGGTGGGAAAAGTAGTACAGCAAGTCCAGCCAAAGTGGAATTGAGGAAGCTGTTCGAGAAATTCACATTGAATCTTATTGTGAAGAAAGTTTCTGGGATGAGATACAGTGAAACTGAGGTTGGCACAAATAAAGATGCTCAATTCCAGAAAGTTTTTAAGGCACTTGTACACTATGCCGGGCAATTTGTTTTGTCCGATATGATTCCAATTCCATTTTTGAAATGGCTTGATATAGGAGGGcacattaagtccatgaaggggTTCACGAAAGAGCTTGACGCTGTTGTTCAGGATTTGTGGGATGAGCATACTCAGCGAAGGATGAATAGTGAGACAATAGATGAGAAAGGCTTCATGGATGTGTTGCTTTCAAAAATCCAAAGCGAGTCTGTGTTTGGATACTCGAGGGAGACTGCGATCAAGGCCACAATCATG ACTCTGATCGTAGGAGGGTTTGAAAGCACATCAACACACTTAACATGGCTCATGTCCCTGTTACTAAACCATCCACATGTCATGAAGAAAGCGCAGGAAGAGATAGATAGACATGTTGGTAAAGACAGATGGGTAGAAGAATCAGATATCAAGAGTTTGGCCTACATTCAAGCTATTTCGAAAGAAACACTCCGCCTATATCCACCACCTATATCCGTGCCACGCCGAGCCATCGAAGATTGTACCGTTGGCGGATACCTCATTCCTAAAAATACTTTATTGTTGGTGAACGTATGGAAACTGCATCGCGACCCAAGAGTTTGGTCGGAACCAGATAAGTTTTTACCAGAGAGATTCTTGAATAGTTGCAATGGTCCCCGAAAGATGCATGACGATGGCTATAGCCTCGATTATGCCTTCACCCCTTTTGGCTCTGGAAGACGATCATGTCCAGGAATGCTAATGGCAACACAGGTGATATACTTGATCGTTGCCCGATTGCTGCAGGGTTTTGAATTCACAACCCCATCAAACTTACCAGTGGACATGACTGAAGGTTTGGGTACGCGCTTGTGCAAGACTACTCCGCTGGAGGTGCTCATCAAGCCACGCCTGCCTAATCATGCACTTTATGGATAA